Proteins from a genomic interval of Stenotrophomonas maltophilia R551-3:
- the arsC gene encoding arsenate reductase (glutaredoxin) (This arsenate reductase requires both glutathione and glutaredoxin to convert arsenate to arsenite, after which the efflux transporter formed by ArsA and ArsB can extrude the arsenite from the cell, providing resistance.): MDVTIWHNPACSNSRGALKLIRDAGFEPEVIEYLGNPPDVATLRQVLAESGLDAQALVRSKEAQFTELGLEDADEATLLAAMAEHPRLINRPVVRTPKGTRLCRPPETVLEIL, encoded by the coding sequence ATGGACGTGACGATCTGGCACAACCCGGCCTGCAGCAATTCGCGCGGCGCACTGAAGCTGATCCGCGATGCCGGCTTCGAGCCGGAGGTGATCGAGTACCTGGGCAACCCACCCGACGTGGCCACGCTGCGCCAGGTACTGGCCGAATCCGGGCTGGACGCGCAGGCGCTGGTGCGCAGCAAGGAAGCGCAGTTCACCGAACTGGGCCTGGAAGATGCGGACGAGGCCACGCTGCTGGCGGCGATGGCCGAGCACCCGCGGCTGATCAACCGCCCCGTGGTGCGCACACCCAAGGGCACGCGGCTGTGCCGCCCACCGGAAACGGTGCTGGAGATCCTGTAA